One Coffea eugenioides isolate CCC68of chromosome 2, Ceug_1.0, whole genome shotgun sequence genomic window, TAAATGATAATCATGTTGGCATAGATATCAATAGTGTGATCTCAAGTGCCTCAATACCAGCTGGCTATTTCGCTGATGGCAATTCAACAATATTAGACCTGAATCTCAAGTCTGGGAGTATAATTCAAGCCTGGATTGATTATGATTCCAGCAAAAATCAGCTCAATGTTACTCTTTCACTTTCCTCATCCAAACCCAACAGCTCCATTCTCTCGCTTGATGTGGATTTATCCCCAATTTTTGAGGATTACATGTATGTAGGCTTTTCTGCTTCAACTGGTTTGCTTGCTGCCTCTCACTATGTCTTTGGTTGGAGTTTCAAGATCAATGGGCAAGCTCAGTCCTTAGATCTACCTTCGCTTCCTAAACTTCCTTTACCCCAAAAGAGCCATGTGAAATTGATTTTAGGGACATCTATATCAGCTGTTGCATTCATGGGATTTGCGGTTCTGTTGTCTCTGTACATAGTCAGGAGGATCAAAAATATGGATGTGATTGAGGACTGGGAACATTCGGTAGGCCCACACCGATTCCCCTATAAAGAGCTCAAACAAGCAACCAGAGGTTTCAGAGACAAAGAGCTATTGGGGTTTGGCGGATTTGGCCGGGTTTATAAAGGAACTTTGCCTAACTCCAATACCCAAGTTGCAGTTAAGAGAATAAACCATGAATCGAAGCAGGGTTTGCGTGAATTCGTATCAGAGATTGCCAGCATTGGCCGACTTAGGCACAGAAACTTGGTTCAGTTACTGGGGTGGTGTCGGAGGAGAGGTGATTTGTTACTTGTATATGACTTCATGCCCAATGGGAGCTTGGATAAGTACCTCTTTGATGAACCTGAGATGATTTTAACATGGGAACAGAGGTTCAAGATCATCAAAGGTGTCGCTTCTGGGCTACTCTATCTACATGAAGGATGGGAACAAACTGTGATTCATAGAGACATCAAGGCAGGAAATGTTTTGTTGGACTCTGAGATGAACGGCAGGCTTGGGGACTTTGGACTTGCTAAGTTGTATGAGCATGGTTCAAATCCAAGCACAACAAGAGTTGTGGGAACATTGGGTTATTTAGCCCCTGAGCTTACGAAGACTGGTAAGCCTACCACAAGCTCTGATGTGTTTGCCTTTGGTGCATTCTTATTGGAAGTTGTATGCGGAAGAAGGCCAATAGAGCCAAAAGCATTGCCTGAGGAGTTGGTTTTGGTGGATTGGGTATGGGATAGGTGGAAGAAAGGTGCGATACTCGAGGCAGTCGACCCCAGGTTAGGAGGTCTTTATGATGAGGT contains:
- the LOC113761369 gene encoding L-type lectin-domain containing receptor kinase S.4; protein product: MAKKLFLSLLALIFLPSLLLSQSVEFLHAGFKDAGTTVTLNGAAEIDDSGIVKLTNDTQKLLGHAFQSNAILFKNSTTGKVFSFSTAFAFSIVPQFNSVNLGGHGMAFAISPTKELKGALSRQYLGLVNSNDNGNSSNHFLAVEFDTVQDFEFKDLNDNHVGIDINSVISSASIPAGYFADGNSTILDLNLKSGSIIQAWIDYDSSKNQLNVTLSLSSSKPNSSILSLDVDLSPIFEDYMYVGFSASTGLLAASHYVFGWSFKINGQAQSLDLPSLPKLPLPQKSHVKLILGTSISAVAFMGFAVLLSLYIVRRIKNMDVIEDWEHSVGPHRFPYKELKQATRGFRDKELLGFGGFGRVYKGTLPNSNTQVAVKRINHESKQGLREFVSEIASIGRLRHRNLVQLLGWCRRRGDLLLVYDFMPNGSLDKYLFDEPEMILTWEQRFKIIKGVASGLLYLHEGWEQTVIHRDIKAGNVLLDSEMNGRLGDFGLAKLYEHGSNPSTTRVVGTLGYLAPELTKTGKPTTSSDVFAFGAFLLEVVCGRRPIEPKALPEELVLVDWVWDRWKKGAILEAVDPRLGGLYDEVEAVVVLKLGLMCSSNSSERRPSMRQVVRYMEGEVVLPDFAAAPNEYNAKKGGGHGGEFEDFVHSYPTSSFDKANGTICLSLQQNGVRMSNVDCHLHTVDGGVMKTKRSITESAFRQDI